The proteins below are encoded in one region of Archocentrus centrarchus isolate MPI-CPG fArcCen1 chromosome 13, fArcCen1, whole genome shotgun sequence:
- the cldna gene encoding claudin a — MASAGFQILGTALCIIGWIGIIVICALPQWKVTAFVGQNIVTAQTTWEGIWMTCVVQSTGQMQCKVYDSMLALPQDLQAARALVVIAILTGIIGIMLALAGGKCTNCVEDEGTKSKIAIAAGVFFIISGLLCIIPVCWTANSIIQSFYNPLESQKRELGASLFIGWGAGALLIIGGAFLCANCPPKDNYSAKYSAPRSSAPAGPKGYV; from the coding sequence ATGGCATCAGCTGGCTTTCAGATACTGGGCACTGCCCTGTGCATTATTGGCTGGATTGGGATCATTGTTATCTGCGCTTTACCCCAGTGGAAAGTGACAGCCTTCGTCGGCCAGAACATCGTCACAGCTCAAACTACGTGGGAGGGCATCTGGATGACCTGCGTAGTCCAGAGCACAGGCCAGATGCAGTGCAAGGTTTATGACTCCATGCTGGCCCTGCCCCAGGACCTCCAGGCTGCACGAGCTCTTGTCGTCATCGCTATCCTGACTGGTATTATTGGCATTATGCTGGCTCTGGCAGGGGGCAAGTGCACCAACTGTGTGGAGGATGAGGGTACCAAATCCAAAATTGCCATTGCAGCTGGTGTGTTCTTCATCATTTCTGGTCTTCTGTGCATTATCCCCGTGTGCTGGACGGCAAACAGTATCATTCAGTCATTCTACAATCCACTGGAATCTCAGAAGAGGGAACTGGGAGCTTCACTCTTCATTGGCTGGGGAGCAGGAGCCCTACTCATTATCGGTGGTGCGTTCCTTTGTGCCAACTGCCCTCCCAAAGATAACTACTCTGCCAAGTACTCAGCTCCCCGTTCATCTGCCCCAGCTGGGCCCAAGGGCTACGTCTGA
- the LOC115790239 gene encoding claudin-4-like, translating into MVSQGIQIIGITMALMGWLLDIIACGLPMWKVTAFIGANIVTAQVFWKGLWMDCVVQSTGQMQCKVYDSMLALESDLQAARAMIVISILAGIFGLVLSLAGGKCTNCIEEEQVKAKVCICSGIMFIISGFLCLIPVSWSANSVIANFYNPLMINIQRYELGAALYIGWAASFLLFLGGGLLCWNCTPNDKKPRYIPRYISRKSVSTSREYV; encoded by the coding sequence ATGGTTTCTCAGGGGATTCAGATTATTGGTATAACTATGGCTTTAATGGGCTGGCTCCTGGACATCATAGCGTGCGGCTTACCCATGTGGAAGGTCACTGCTTTTATTGGTGCCAACATCGTCACGGCTCAGGTCTTCTGGAAGGGCTTGTGGATGGACTGTGTGGTGCAAAGTACAGGCCAGATGCAGTGCAAGGTGTATGACTCCATGCTGGCTCTGGAATCTGACCTACAGGCTGCTCGTGCCATGATTGTCATTTCCATCCTAGCTGGAATTTTTGGACTGGTCCTCTCACTTGCTGGTGGGAAATGCACTAACTGTATTGAAGAGGAGCAAGTCAAAGCAAAAGTCTGCATCTGTTCTGGGATTATGTTCATCATCTCGGGATTTCTGTGCCTCATTCCAGTCTCCTGGTCTGCCAACAGCGTCATCGCCAACTTCTACAATCCATTGATGATTAATATTCAGCGGTATGAGTTGGGAGCGGCGTTGTATATCGGCTGGGCCGCTTCTTTCCTGCTCTTCCTCGGAGGAGGGCTCCTGTGCTGGAACTGCACACCTAATGATAAAAAGCCCCGCTACATACCCAGATACATATCTAGAAAATCAGTCTCCACATCGAGAGAATATGTTTAA
- the cldnf gene encoding claudin f, producing the protein MGRIGKETAGQTISFIGLVGVAVTCGVPTWRVTSYIGANIVTGQIVWDGLWMNCVMQSTGQMQCKLNESILSLTTDLQAARALVIISLIFGFIGFIISFIGAKCTSCLDKDSSMAKVVIISGSLIIVSGILVLIPVCWSAAYTIADFKNPLTVATQRREIGAAIYIGWASAAILLIGGIILTTSCPPQKQPYGYPGYQPPMYAFSRPNPATYGPVYAPPTNRPYSATGSYVPSKPYAAPASYPASQYL; encoded by the coding sequence ATGGGGAGAATTGGCAAAGAAACGGCAGGTCAGACCATAAGCTTCATAGGACTTGTTGGGGTGGCAGTGACCTGTGGGGTCCCCACATGGAGAGTCACTTCTTACATCGGAGCCAACATCGTTACAGGCCAGATTGTATGGGATGGCCTGTGGATGAACTGCGTGATGCAAAGCACTGGGCAGATGCAGTGCAAGCTGAATGAGTCCATCCTGAGCCTGACGACTGATCTGCAGGCTGCCCGAGCCCTGGTCATCATCTCCCTCATCTTTGGTTTCATCGGCTTTATAATCTCATTTATTGGAGCCAAGTGCACAAGCTGCCTGGATAAAGACTCATCAATGGCAAAGGTGGTGATCATAAGTGGCTCTCTCATCATTGTCTCCGGCATCCTGGTCTTAATTCCTGTCTGCTGGTCTGCAGCTTACACCATCGCAGACTTCAAGAACCCATTGACGGTGGCAACACAGAGGAGGGAGATTGGAGCTGCTATCTATATTGGCTGGGCTTCTGCTGCAATTCTTCTGATTGGTGGGATCATCCTAACCACCTCATGTCCTCCTCAAAAACAACCATATGGATATCCAGGGTACCAACCACCAATGTATGCTTTCTCAAGACCAAACCCAGCCACATATGGCCCTGTCTATGCGCCACCAACCAACCGACCATACAGTGCCACAGGGAGTTACGTTCCCAGCAAACCATACGCAGCACCAGCCTCATATCCTGCTTCACAATATCTGTGA
- the LOC115790015 gene encoding claudin-4-like, whose product MVSQGRQMLGFVLGIIGFLGSILICGLPMWKVTAFIGANIVTAQVIWEGLWMNCVMQSTGQMQCKIYDSLLALPQDLQAARALVVVAIIVCAVAVILAIAGGKCTNFVEEPRAKAKVAIAAGAVFICAGVLVLIPVCWSANEIIVTFYNPTLINAQRREMGAALYIGWGTAALLILGGALLCSSCPPKDRSPEYPVKYSGARSTATSQAYV is encoded by the coding sequence ATGGTATCGCAGGGACGACagatgctgggctttgtcctgGGCATCATTGGCTTCTTGGGGTCTATTCTCATTTGTGGCCTGCCTATGTGGAAGGTCACAGCCTTCATTGGAGCCAACATTGTGACGGCGCAGGTTATCTGGGAAGGTTTATGGATGAACTGCGTCATGCAGAGCACAGGTCAGATGCAGTGCAAGATCTACGATTCTCTGCTGGCTCTTCCTCAGGATCTTCAGGCTGCCAGAGCTCTTGTGGTCGTTGCTATCATCGTTTGTGCTGTGGCGGTGATCCTGGCCATCGCTGGGGGGAAGTGCACCAACTTCGTGGAGGAACCACGTGCCAAAGCCAAAGTGGCTATCGCCGCTGGAGCTGTCTTCATCTGTGCCGGTGTGCTTGTTCTTATCCCCGTATGTTGGTCTGCCAATGAAATCATTGTGACTTTCTACAACCCCACCCTGATAAATGCCCAGAGGAGAGAGATGGGAGCTGCACTCTACATCGGCTGGGGCACAGCTGCACTTCTCATCCTGGGTGGCGCCCTCCTCTGCAGCTCCTGCCCACCCAAGGATCGAAGCCCAGAGTATCCAGTGAAGTACAGCGGTGCCAGGTCCACAGCCACCAGCCAAGCTTACGTCTGA
- the LOC115790013 gene encoding claudin-4-like has protein sequence MALQELGISLSMTGVAGTILICALPMWKVTAFIGTHLVVMQVFWEGLWMTCVSEYTGQMQCKLYDALLDLSPDLQAARGLICISMVLECLAFLIFLLGARCTNCLGHPQIKARVVLSSGAIFCLAALTTIVSVSWTANSIIRDFHNPRVPEVLKRELGAAIYIGFVTSGLLFCGGGILCTSCPPHRHRIPSSGYPLPKTPTRSSYAIKNYV, from the coding sequence ATGGCTCTGCAGGAGCTCGGCATCAGCCTGTCAATGACAGGCGTTGCTGGGACCATCCTGATCTGCGCTCTGCCCATGTGGAAGGTGACAGCATTCATCGGCACTCATCTGGTGGTGATGCAGGTGTTCTGGGAGGGTTTGTGGATGACCTGTGTCAGTGAGTACACAGGTCAGATGCAGTGTAAGCTCTACGATGCCCTTTTGGACCTGTCGCCAGACCTGCAGGCAGCCCGTGGCCTTATTTGCATCAGCATGGTGTTGGAATGTCTGGcattcctcatcttcctcctggGGGCGCGCTGCACCAACTGCTTGGGCCACCCGCAAATCAAGGCTAGGGTGGTGCTGAGCTCCGGGGCCATcttctgcctggcagctctCACCACCATAGTTTCTGTTTCTTGGACAGCCAACTCCATCATCAGGGATTTCCACAACCCTCGAGTCCCTGAGGTCCTGAAGAGAGAGCTCGGAGCAGCCATATACATAGGCTTCGTGACATCTGGGCTGTTGTTCTGTGGGGGGGGCATTTTGTGCACAAGCTGTCcaccacacaggcacaggatCCCCTCTAGTGGGTACCCACTGCCCAAGACACCCACACGCAGCAGTTATGCCAtcaagaactatgtgtga
- the LOC115791142 gene encoding claudin-4-like: protein MEQKLEQKLEFTALGLGAIGWLCAILTRCLALWNVSGTVDNTTATLPAYWDGVWLEWDHWDLAHDGSLHCSFYRSLMSLSGSFRTWRALIMAAVGAGAFASVIGAVGMVWFPQRGQIKVFSGSVFVLSGILLLVPIAWTCRHTSQPLEGAVGLRRDWGLALYLGWISFGLMLASGLFLTTRCKTAQSPAAQTSDSRHPHLEEEANHPLSRINRTTFTHSQYERRSEHL from the coding sequence ATGGAGCAGAAGCTGGAGCAGAAGCTGGAGTTCACTGCCCTCGGTCTCGGTGCTATAGGGTGGCTGTGTGCGATTCTGACACGCTGCCTGGCTTTGTGGAACGTAAGCGGCACCGTGGACAACACCACGGCTACTCTTCCTGCTTACTGGGATGGGGTGTGGTTGGAATGGGATCACTGGGATTTGGCCCACGATGGCAGCCTGCACTGCTCTTTCTACCGGTCTCTGATGTCTCTTTCTGGAAGTTTTAGGACGTGGAGAGCTCTCATTATGGCGGCTGTTGGAGCTGGTGCTTTCGCGTCAGTGATCGGagcagtggggatggtgtggtTCCCTCAGCGAGGCCAGATCAAAGTGTTTTCTGGTagtgtctttgttttgtctggGATCCTGCTGTTGGTTCCCATAGCTTGGACGTGCCGTCACACCAGCCAGCCACTGGAGGGCGCTGTGGGGctgagacgagactgggggcttGCGCTCTACCTTGGATGGATTTCTTTTGGCTTGATGCTTGCCAGTGGGCTGTTTCTTACCACCAGATGCAAAACTGCTCAGAGCCCGGCGGCGCAGACTTCAGACAGCAGGCACCCACATctggaggaggaggccaacCACCCACTGAGCAGGATCAACAGGACTACGTTCACACACAGCCAGTACGAGCGCAGATCGGAGCATCTCTGA